Proteins encoded within one genomic window of Gadus chalcogrammus isolate NIFS_2021 chromosome 6, NIFS_Gcha_1.0, whole genome shotgun sequence:
- the LOC130384001 gene encoding rap guanine nucleotide exchange factor 1-like isoform X2 — MSGRLENKTDSQRSQLASLTMRLKDKLHPPRIKRSVEKIKRTPSQASANKPHDLDLTATPPLQRKSVCVLEEQERAVLSALRYFKKLLDTLGGDQPVMNSLLSGSAGQVLETVHNLVQLEPHIHNSKTVTCCLSGLYSSLAQLIHWADQLMLQGIVQEEKEAIATVVVVTKAVLDGVKELVRLAAERQDGPSPSSPIQPLSPKDKQNRDRRDSDQSLQAVGQDEIEDQHVSPEHSQNPEPMAPTEESAPPKPPKPFLCTAADSAPALPPKKRHSIPGPAPSKVAIVAPMRRESEPNMEEYEECLKVTKPSVWVETLNTHFPQTQDTDYDSLSLAETMPPPTSSFPPLPLPPALPQKTRRSSSGAEGPFPALTVDLTGVQHCSPSLLSPSGTPPPLPDKKRHIHQYLKYLESYRAPAADMLFYQRPADLGHRYNSRQQELVTAYQLTHTHLDPPCPDTAPPEPPGHAHHDTPRQAGGHGDLQAVARIPAPALPPKRKQLDSSLNDQEDNDDTEDSSKQGKECNQSNGEDQEENEELLLVSRQEVLDRLTMKSEGEEGPGVKAASPDILLVHATLTDSNEQVLYCEVFLSTYRTFISPHDVISKLQFRYKHLCQGIEPSVLGVSKNTFLLLVRVVDELCSIELDGDLQLLLMDLVFSLVIKGELGLARLLRSNILSKLEERRQLIESPSWLRPLSARGVAARPGSLLDFKSHDVAEQLTFMDSKLFYKIELPEVLLWSMEQNEERSPNLTEFTQHFNNVSFWVRSVIILQEKAQEREKLVLKFLKVMKHLRKLNNFNSYLSILSALDSAPLRRLDWQKHTAEALEEFSALIDSSSSFRTYRTALSEVEPPCIPYLGLILQDLTFVHLGNPDRLMTSQGSMVNFSKRWQQFNILDTLRSFQQICYSLQPKSEISSFFNDFSDHLAEEALWELSLKIRPRNIPKTNQR, encoded by the exons ATGTCGGGGAGGTTGGAGAATAAGACCG ATTCCCAGCGGTCTCAGCTGGCTTCCCTCACGATGAGACTCAAAGACAAGCTCCACCCACCCAGGATCAAACGCTCAGTCGAGAAAATCAAACGGACCCCGTCTCAAGCGTCCGCTAATAAGCCCCATGATCTCGACCTCACTGCCACACCCCCGCTGCAAcgcaag tctgtgtgtgtgttggaagagCAGGAGCGGGCGGTGCTCAGTGCACTGCGATACTTTAAGAAGCTGCTGGATACGCTGGGCGGCGATCAGCCGGTGATGAACAGCCTGCTGTCGGGCTCCGCCGGCCAGGTGCTGGAGACGGTCCACAACCTCGTCCAACTggagccacacatacacaacag TAAGACGGTGACGTGCTGTCTCTCCGGCCTCTACTCCTCCCTGGCTCAGCTCATCCACTGGGCTGACCAGCTGATGCTCCAGGGGATCGtccaggaagagaaggaggccATAGCAACCGTTGTCGTGGTGACGAAGGCTGTGTTGGATGGGGTCAAG gAGCTGGTACGACTGGCCGCAGAGAGACAAGACggcccctccccttcttccCCCATCCAACCTCTGTCCCCTAAAGACAAGCAGAACCGGGACCGCCGGGATTCTGACCAATCCCTGCAGGCCGTTGGTCAGGATGAGATCGAGGACCAGCACGTCTCTCCAGAGCACAGTCAAAACCCGGAGCCCATGGCTCCCACGGAGGAGTCCGCTCCTCCTAAACCCCCTAAACCGTTCCTATGCACCGCTGCAGACAG CGCTCCTGCCCTCCCGCCTAAGAAACGCCACTCAATaccaggccccgccccttccAAAGTGGCCATCGTGGCACCGATGAGACGAGAGTCGGAGCCCAACATGGAG GAATATGAAGAGTGTCTCAAGGTGACTAAACCCAGTGTGTGGGTGGAAACGCTAAACACACACTTCCCTCAAACCCAAG ATACAGACTACGACTCCCTCTCCTTGGCCGAAACGAtgcctcctcccacctcctcctttcctccactTCCCCTCCCACCAGCCCTGCCTCAGAAGACACGTCGTAGCAGCTCGG GTGCTGAAGGTCCCTTTCCGGCCCTCACAGTAGATTTAACTGGAGTTCAGcactgctctccctccctcctctcccccagtgGGACTCCGCCCCCCCTGCCCGATAAGAAGCGCCATA TCCACCAGTACCTGAAGTACCTGGAGTCCTACAGAGCTCCAGCAGCAGACATGCTGTTCTACCAGCGGCCCGCCGACCTCGGCCATCGCTACAACAGCAGGCAGCAGGAGCTGGTGACGGCCtaccagctcacacacacacacctggacccCCCCTGCCCCGACACAGCGCCCCCGGAACCCCCCGGGCACGCGCACCATGACACGCCGCGGCAGGCCGGCGGTCACGGCGACCTCCAGGCCGTGGCGAGGATCCCTGCTCCTGCCCTGCCCCCGAAGAGGAAACAGCTG GATTCTTCTCTGAACGATCAAGAAGACAACGACGACACTGAAGACAG TTCCAAGCAGGGGAAGGAGTGTAACCAAAGCAATGGTGAAGATCAAGAAGAGAATGAAGAGCTGCTGCTGGTTAGCCGACAGGAAGTGCTTGATAGACTCACCATGAAGTCAGAG ggggaggaggggccagGTGTCAAAGCAGCGTCTCCAGACATCCTATTGGTCCATGCCACTCTGACGGACAGTAATG aACAGGTCCTGTACTGTGAGGTCTTCCTCTCCACCTACAGAACCTTCATCAgccctcatgacgtcatcagcaAACTACAGTTCAG GTACAAACACCTGTGTCAGGGAATTGAACCTTCAGTCCTGGGAGTCAGCAAGAACACCTTCCTACTGCTAGTAAGAGTGGTGGATGAACTctg ttCAATAGAGCTGGATGGTGATTTGCAGCTCCTTCTGATGGATTTGGTGTTCAGCCTGGTGATAAAAGGAGAGCTGGGCTTGGCCCGCCTTCTGCGCTCCAACATCCTATCAAAACTGGAGGAGAGGCGTCAGCTGATCGAGTCTCCTTCGTGGCTCCGCCCTCTCTCTGCCAGGGGCGTGGCTGCCAG accAGGGTCTCTTCTTGACTTTAAAAGtcacgatgttgcagaacagtTGACCTTCATGGACTCCAAACTCTTTTATAAAATAGAG CTGCCGGAGGTCTTGCTGTGGTCGATGGAGCAGAATGAGGAGAGGAGTCCAAACCTGACAGAGTTCACCCAACACTTCAACAACGTCTCCTTCTG ggTGCGTTCTGTTATCATCTTGCAGGAGAAAGCTCAGGAACGAGAAAAGCTAGTGTTGAAGTTCCTCAAAGTCATGAAG CACCTCAGGAAACTGAATAATTTTAATTCTTACCTGTCCATCCTGTCGGCCCTTGACTCCGCGCCCCTGCGAAGACTAGACTGGCAGAAACACACAGCTGAG GCCTTAGAAGAATTCAGTGCTTTGATTGACAGTTCATCATCCTTCAGAACCTACAGAACAGCTCTCTCTGAGGTGGAACCCCCATGTATACCCTACCT GGGACTGATCCTGCAGGACCTGACGTTTGTCCACCTGGGGAATCCTGACCGGTTGATGACATCACAGGGGTCCATGGTCAACTTCTCCAAACGATGGCAGCAGTTCAACATCCTGGACACTCTGAGGAGCTTCCAACAAAT CTGTTACTCCCTTCAGCCCAAAAGTGAGATTTCGTCATTCTTCAATGACTTCAGCGACCATTTGGCTGAAGAGGCATTATGGGAACTCTCTCTCAAGATCCGCCCACGCAACATTCCAAAGACCAATCAGAGATGA
- the LOC130384001 gene encoding rap guanine nucleotide exchange factor 1-like isoform X1, with protein sequence MSGRLENKTDSQRSQLASLTMRLKDKLHPPRIKRSVEKIKRTPSQASANKPHDLDLTATPPLQRKSVCVLEEQERAVLSALRYFKKLLDTLGGDQPVMNSLLSGSAGQVLETVHNLVQLEPHIHNSKTVTCCLSGLYSSLAQLIHWADQLMLQGIVQEEKEAIATVVVVTKAVLDGVKELVRLAAERQDGPSPSSPIQPLSPKDKQNRDRRDSDQSLQAVGQDEIEDQHVSPEHSQNPEPMAPTEESAPPKPPKPFLCTAADSAPALPPKKRHSIPGPAPSKVAIVAPMRRESEPNMEEYEECLKVTKPSVWVETLNTHFPQTQDTDYDSLSLAETMPPPTSSFPPLPLPPALPQKTRRSSSGAEGPFPALTVDLTGVQHCSPSLLSPSGTPPPLPDKKRHIHQYLKYLESYRAPAADMLFYQRPADLGHRYNSRQQELVTAYQLTHTHLDPPCPDTAPPEPPGHAHHDTPRQAGGHGDLQAVARIPAPALPPKRKQLTSQASVSPPRLQPSLPSACPPPCSLSSCPQSRMVDSSLNDQEDNDDTEDSSKQGKECNQSNGEDQEENEELLLVSRQEVLDRLTMKSEGEEGPGVKAASPDILLVHATLTDSNEQVLYCEVFLSTYRTFISPHDVISKLQFRYKHLCQGIEPSVLGVSKNTFLLLVRVVDELCSIELDGDLQLLLMDLVFSLVIKGELGLARLLRSNILSKLEERRQLIESPSWLRPLSARGVAARPGSLLDFKSHDVAEQLTFMDSKLFYKIELPEVLLWSMEQNEERSPNLTEFTQHFNNVSFWVRSVIILQEKAQEREKLVLKFLKVMKHLRKLNNFNSYLSILSALDSAPLRRLDWQKHTAEALEEFSALIDSSSSFRTYRTALSEVEPPCIPYLGLILQDLTFVHLGNPDRLMTSQGSMVNFSKRWQQFNILDTLRSFQQICYSLQPKSEISSFFNDFSDHLAEEALWELSLKIRPRNIPKTNQR encoded by the exons ATGTCGGGGAGGTTGGAGAATAAGACCG ATTCCCAGCGGTCTCAGCTGGCTTCCCTCACGATGAGACTCAAAGACAAGCTCCACCCACCCAGGATCAAACGCTCAGTCGAGAAAATCAAACGGACCCCGTCTCAAGCGTCCGCTAATAAGCCCCATGATCTCGACCTCACTGCCACACCCCCGCTGCAAcgcaag tctgtgtgtgtgttggaagagCAGGAGCGGGCGGTGCTCAGTGCACTGCGATACTTTAAGAAGCTGCTGGATACGCTGGGCGGCGATCAGCCGGTGATGAACAGCCTGCTGTCGGGCTCCGCCGGCCAGGTGCTGGAGACGGTCCACAACCTCGTCCAACTggagccacacatacacaacag TAAGACGGTGACGTGCTGTCTCTCCGGCCTCTACTCCTCCCTGGCTCAGCTCATCCACTGGGCTGACCAGCTGATGCTCCAGGGGATCGtccaggaagagaaggaggccATAGCAACCGTTGTCGTGGTGACGAAGGCTGTGTTGGATGGGGTCAAG gAGCTGGTACGACTGGCCGCAGAGAGACAAGACggcccctccccttcttccCCCATCCAACCTCTGTCCCCTAAAGACAAGCAGAACCGGGACCGCCGGGATTCTGACCAATCCCTGCAGGCCGTTGGTCAGGATGAGATCGAGGACCAGCACGTCTCTCCAGAGCACAGTCAAAACCCGGAGCCCATGGCTCCCACGGAGGAGTCCGCTCCTCCTAAACCCCCTAAACCGTTCCTATGCACCGCTGCAGACAG CGCTCCTGCCCTCCCGCCTAAGAAACGCCACTCAATaccaggccccgccccttccAAAGTGGCCATCGTGGCACCGATGAGACGAGAGTCGGAGCCCAACATGGAG GAATATGAAGAGTGTCTCAAGGTGACTAAACCCAGTGTGTGGGTGGAAACGCTAAACACACACTTCCCTCAAACCCAAG ATACAGACTACGACTCCCTCTCCTTGGCCGAAACGAtgcctcctcccacctcctcctttcctccactTCCCCTCCCACCAGCCCTGCCTCAGAAGACACGTCGTAGCAGCTCGG GTGCTGAAGGTCCCTTTCCGGCCCTCACAGTAGATTTAACTGGAGTTCAGcactgctctccctccctcctctcccccagtgGGACTCCGCCCCCCCTGCCCGATAAGAAGCGCCATA TCCACCAGTACCTGAAGTACCTGGAGTCCTACAGAGCTCCAGCAGCAGACATGCTGTTCTACCAGCGGCCCGCCGACCTCGGCCATCGCTACAACAGCAGGCAGCAGGAGCTGGTGACGGCCtaccagctcacacacacacacctggacccCCCCTGCCCCGACACAGCGCCCCCGGAACCCCCCGGGCACGCGCACCATGACACGCCGCGGCAGGCCGGCGGTCACGGCGACCTCCAGGCCGTGGCGAGGATCCCTGCTCCTGCCCTGCCCCCGAAGAGGAAACAGCTG aCCTCTCAGGCTTCTGTCTCCCCTCCTCGCCTacagccctccctcccctctgcttgTCCGCCCCCTTGTTCTCTGTCATCCTGCCCCCAGAGCAGAATGGTG GATTCTTCTCTGAACGATCAAGAAGACAACGACGACACTGAAGACAG TTCCAAGCAGGGGAAGGAGTGTAACCAAAGCAATGGTGAAGATCAAGAAGAGAATGAAGAGCTGCTGCTGGTTAGCCGACAGGAAGTGCTTGATAGACTCACCATGAAGTCAGAG ggggaggaggggccagGTGTCAAAGCAGCGTCTCCAGACATCCTATTGGTCCATGCCACTCTGACGGACAGTAATG aACAGGTCCTGTACTGTGAGGTCTTCCTCTCCACCTACAGAACCTTCATCAgccctcatgacgtcatcagcaAACTACAGTTCAG GTACAAACACCTGTGTCAGGGAATTGAACCTTCAGTCCTGGGAGTCAGCAAGAACACCTTCCTACTGCTAGTAAGAGTGGTGGATGAACTctg ttCAATAGAGCTGGATGGTGATTTGCAGCTCCTTCTGATGGATTTGGTGTTCAGCCTGGTGATAAAAGGAGAGCTGGGCTTGGCCCGCCTTCTGCGCTCCAACATCCTATCAAAACTGGAGGAGAGGCGTCAGCTGATCGAGTCTCCTTCGTGGCTCCGCCCTCTCTCTGCCAGGGGCGTGGCTGCCAG accAGGGTCTCTTCTTGACTTTAAAAGtcacgatgttgcagaacagtTGACCTTCATGGACTCCAAACTCTTTTATAAAATAGAG CTGCCGGAGGTCTTGCTGTGGTCGATGGAGCAGAATGAGGAGAGGAGTCCAAACCTGACAGAGTTCACCCAACACTTCAACAACGTCTCCTTCTG ggTGCGTTCTGTTATCATCTTGCAGGAGAAAGCTCAGGAACGAGAAAAGCTAGTGTTGAAGTTCCTCAAAGTCATGAAG CACCTCAGGAAACTGAATAATTTTAATTCTTACCTGTCCATCCTGTCGGCCCTTGACTCCGCGCCCCTGCGAAGACTAGACTGGCAGAAACACACAGCTGAG GCCTTAGAAGAATTCAGTGCTTTGATTGACAGTTCATCATCCTTCAGAACCTACAGAACAGCTCTCTCTGAGGTGGAACCCCCATGTATACCCTACCT GGGACTGATCCTGCAGGACCTGACGTTTGTCCACCTGGGGAATCCTGACCGGTTGATGACATCACAGGGGTCCATGGTCAACTTCTCCAAACGATGGCAGCAGTTCAACATCCTGGACACTCTGAGGAGCTTCCAACAAAT CTGTTACTCCCTTCAGCCCAAAAGTGAGATTTCGTCATTCTTCAATGACTTCAGCGACCATTTGGCTGAAGAGGCATTATGGGAACTCTCTCTCAAGATCCGCCCACGCAACATTCCAAAGACCAATCAGAGATGA
- the pomt1 gene encoding protein O-mannosyl-transferase 1: MSKEPTSSILLQAGTMLGLSSLKFPPVVKTEINLVLVLVTVLGFWTRLRNLSYPRAVVFDEVYYGQFVSLYMKRVFFVDESGPPLGHMILAFGAYLGGFDGNFPWNRIGAEYPSSMSVWGLRLLPAVCGALCVPLAYLLQLELGSSHYAALGASLLILMENSLIVQSRFMLLESVLIFFQLLSFFSYWRFYNASNSCSRYLWLIVAASSCAGAVGVKYVGVFTYLLLLGIASVHTWQLIGQRAVSHLRVFVECGCRAVCLVVLPVLLYVFCFYVHLTVLRHSGPHDQLMSSAFQASLEGGLSRITRGQPLEVAYGSQVTLRSSASQTIPCWLHSHKANYPIRYEDGRGSSHQQQVTCYPFKDVNNWWIIKDPGRQELVVNTPPRPVRHGDVIQLLHGMTSRFLNSHDVAAPMSPHAQEVSGYIDFNVSMVMQNLWRVDISNREAESEVWKTIVSDVRLVHVNTSAALKLSGGTLPEWGFGQLEVVADRVSRAHHSSLVWNVEEHRYGTSHEQKEREVELHSPTHIDVHPNISFLSKFIELQRKMLTVKQEESEHKYSSCPLEWISMTTNIVYWLHHSTNAQIHLIGNLVSWGMANLSLAAYQLLALWYLLRRRRAIRDITEASWCQFQRVGVVCVGGWLVNFLPFFLMENTLFLYHYLPAYTFLLQLLPAVLEHAHTHLLSGKSQHRAGCVSAFAGLCSVYLCYKSFSPLTYGSPELSANQLQALRWQPSWDILYRRP; the protein is encoded by the exons ATGAGTAAAGAACCAACAAGCAG TATACTACTCCAGGCTGGAACCATGCTCGGACTCAGCAGCCTGAAGTTTCCACCTGTGGTCAAAACGGAGATTAacctggtgctggttctggtcACTGTGCTTGGTTTCTGGACGCGGCTCAGAAACCTTTCCTACCCTAGGGCAGTGGT gtTTGACGAAGTATACTATGGCCAGTTTGTGTCTCTCTACATGAAGCGGGTCTTCTTTGTTGATGAGAGTGGACCGCCCCTTGGTCACATGATCTTGGCCTTCGGAG cctACCTGGGTGGTTTTGATGGAAACTTCCCATGGAACAGAATAGGTGCAG AGTACCCCAGCAGTATGAGTGTGTGGGGCCTGCGCCTCCTGCCCGCAGTGTGCGGGGCTCTGTGCGTCCCCCTGGCCTACTTGCTCCAGTTGGAGCTGGGCAGCTCCCACTACGCTGCACTGGGAgcttctctcctcatcctcatgg AGAACTCTCTCATCGTCCAATCACGCTTCATGCTACTGGAGTCTGTCCTGATCTTCTTTCAGctgctctccttcttctcctactGGCGCTTCTACAATGCCTCAAACAG TTGCTCCAGGTATTTGTGGCTCATCGTAGCTGCGTCCTCCTGTGCCGGAGCTGtggg GGTAAAGTATGTAGGTGTGTTCACCTACCTCCTGCTGCTGGGCATAGCCTCTGTGCACACCTGGCAGCTGATTGGCCAGCGGGCTGTCAGTCAT ctGAGAGTGTTTGTGGAATGTGGGTGTCGCGCCGTGTGCCTGGTGGTGCTTCCCGTCCTACTCTATGTGTTCTGTTTCTACGTCCATCTGACTGTCCTTCGGCACAGTGGACCACATGACCAGCTGATGAGCAGTGCGTTCCAGGCTAGTCTGGAG ggtggcCTGTCGAGAATTACTCGGGGCCAGCCATTAGAAGTGGCCTATGGCAGTCAGGTTACCTTACGAAGCTCCGCCTCTCAAACCATCCCTTGCTGGCTACACTCCCATAAGGCTAACTATCCAATAAG GTATGAGGATGGGAGAGGCAGCTCCCACCAGCAGCAGGTGACCTGTTATCCCTTTAAAGATGTCAACAACTGGTGGATTATCAAGGACCCTGGCAG ACAGGAGCTGGTGGTCAACACACCCCCCCGACCCGTTCGCCACGGCGACGTCATCCAGCTCCTCCATGGTATGACGTCTCGTTTCCTCAACAG tcACGATGTGGCTGCTCCAATGAGTCCTCACGCCCAGGAAGTGTCGGGGTACATTGACTTCaatgtttccatggtgatgcAGAACCTGTGGAGGGTG gaCATCTCCAACAGGGAGGCTGAGTCAGAGGTGTGGAAGACTATTGTGTCTGATGTGCGATTGGTCCACGTCAATACCTCGGCGGCTCTCAAG CTGAGTGGAGGGACCCTCCCTGAGTGGGGGTTTGggcagctggaggtggtggccGACCGTGTCTCCAGAGCCCACCACAGCAGCCTGGTGTGGAACGTAGAGGAGCACCGCTATGGGACCA GTCACGagcaaaaggagagagaggtagagcttCATTCACCGACTCACATCGATGTCCATCCAAACATATCCTTCTTGTCCAAGTTTATAGAGCTCCAG CGAAAGATGCTCACCGTGAAACAGGAGGAGTCGGAACACAAATATAGCTCCTGCCCTTTGGAATGGATCTCCATGACAACCAATATAGTCTACTGGCTCCACCACTCTACCAAT GCCCAGATTCATCTGATTGGCAATCTAGTGTCTTGGGGCATGGCTAATTTAAGTCTTGCAGCCTATCAGCTTCTAGCACTCTGGTACTTGCTGAGGCGGAGGAGGGCCATCAGAGATATAACCgaag CTTCCTGGTGCCAGTTCCagcgggtgggggtggtgtgtgtgggtgggtggctggTCAACTTCCTGCCTTTCTTCCTGATGGAGAACACCCTCTTCCTGTATCACTACCTGCCAGCATACACTTTCCTGTTACAGCTGCTCCCCGCAGTCCttgaacatgcacacactcatctgttaag TGGGAAGTCTCAGCACCGTGCCggatgtgtgtctgcgtttgcaGGACTCTGCTCTGTCTACCTATGCTACAAAAGCTTCTCACCTTTGACCTACGGAAGCCCAGAACTGTCAGCCAATCAACTGCAAGCCCTGCGCTGGCAGCCTTCCTGGGATATTCTTTACAGGAGACCATGA